The Bryobacteraceae bacterium genome includes a window with the following:
- the ybhR gene encoding transport permease protein gives MRERILGIVRKEFRQALREPRMRVVLVVPPLLQTILFGFAVNLDVERVKLGWMDLDNGPASRELYHAFDASHEFEVVARARTEREAQELIERGEVQALVRVGPDFSAKIGALRQAPVQLLLDGSNSNTAAIILSHATGVVAGFNRKMLERQQRTRLVDRTREGPVLARIPGVEAERRVWFNPELQSRNYFVPGVIVNVITLVTLMLTAFSIVREKEMGTMEQLMVTPVTPMELMLGKTIPFALIGLFDLLLLTGAALAVFRIPLEGNFLLLAGAGVLFILSTLGAGLFMSTISHTQQQAMMASFFFFQPAFTLSGFAFPIRNMPEPVQWLTYLNPLRYFMEIVRGVFLKGSGVGDLWPQLAALAGMGTVIVAVSARRFHKRLE, from the coding sequence ATGCGGGAGCGGATTCTGGGCATCGTGAGGAAAGAGTTCCGGCAGGCGCTGCGGGAGCCGCGGATGCGGGTGGTGCTGGTGGTGCCGCCGCTGCTGCAGACGATCCTCTTCGGGTTCGCGGTGAACCTGGACGTGGAGCGGGTGAAGCTCGGCTGGATGGATCTGGACAACGGACCGGCGAGCCGGGAGCTGTATCACGCGTTCGACGCGTCGCATGAATTCGAGGTGGTGGCGCGGGCGCGGACGGAGCGGGAAGCGCAGGAGCTGATCGAACGGGGGGAGGTGCAGGCTCTGGTGCGGGTGGGACCGGATTTCAGCGCAAAGATCGGGGCGTTGCGGCAGGCGCCGGTGCAGCTGCTGCTGGACGGGTCGAACTCGAACACGGCGGCGATCATTCTGAGCCATGCGACGGGCGTGGTGGCGGGGTTCAACCGGAAGATGCTGGAGAGGCAGCAGCGGACGCGGCTGGTGGACCGGACGCGGGAGGGACCGGTGCTCGCGAGGATTCCGGGCGTGGAGGCGGAGCGGCGGGTCTGGTTCAACCCGGAACTGCAGAGCCGGAATTATTTCGTGCCGGGCGTGATTGTCAACGTGATCACGCTGGTGACGCTGATGCTGACGGCGTTCAGCATCGTGCGGGAAAAGGAGATGGGGACGATGGAGCAGCTGATGGTGACGCCCGTGACGCCGATGGAGCTGATGCTGGGCAAGACGATTCCATTCGCGCTGATCGGGCTGTTCGATCTGCTGCTGCTGACGGGAGCGGCGCTGGCGGTGTTCCGGATCCCGCTGGAAGGGAACTTTCTGCTGCTGGCCGGGGCGGGGGTGCTGTTCATCCTTTCGACGCTGGGGGCTGGGCTGTTCATGAGCACAATCAGCCATACGCAGCAGCAGGCGATGATGGCGTCGTTTTTCTTCTTTCAACCGGCGTTTACGCTGAGCGGATTTGCGTTTCCGATCCGCAATATGCCGGAACCGGTGCAGTGGCTGACGTACCTGAATCCGCTGCGGTATTTCATGGAAATTGTCCGGGGAGTTTTTCTGAAGGGGAGCGGAGTTGGAGACTTGTGGCCGCAACTGGCGGCGCTGGCGGGGATGGGAACGGTGATCGTGGCGGTGAGCGCGCGGCGGTTCCACAAGCGGCTGGAGTGA
- the socC gene encoding deoxyfructose oxidoreductase, which yields MRRRLRWGILGAAKIAVTKVIPAMRACTRCEAAAIASRDAEKAKRAAESLGLERAYGSYEELLADPEIDVIYNPLPNHLHVPWSIRALEAGKHVLCEKPLGLSTGEVRALIEARDRTGLCAGEAFMVRTHPQWLRVKELIETGAIGRVRQMQAWFSYFNRDPANVRNVAAWGGGGLMDIGCYPVFLSRYLFGEEPLRVAAFLDIDPDFGVDRYCAALLEFPSGACVFTCATQLAPAQRFVVSGEKARIEVEIPFNAPPDRPCRLFVDDGSDLTGGSRKVEELPVCDQYAIQADEFSRAAAGERDVPVPLEDSLRTMAVIEAIRRSAVSGRMEAVDAAGK from the coding sequence ATGAGGCGCAGGCTCCGCTGGGGGATTCTGGGCGCGGCGAAGATCGCCGTGACAAAAGTGATTCCGGCGATGCGCGCCTGCACGCGGTGCGAGGCTGCAGCCATCGCGTCGCGGGACGCGGAGAAGGCGAAGCGGGCGGCGGAATCGCTGGGGCTCGAGCGGGCGTACGGCTCGTACGAGGAACTGCTGGCGGACCCGGAGATCGATGTCATTTACAATCCGCTGCCCAATCATCTGCACGTGCCGTGGTCGATCCGGGCTCTGGAGGCAGGCAAGCACGTGCTGTGCGAGAAGCCGCTGGGGCTGTCGACGGGTGAAGTGAGGGCGCTGATCGAAGCGCGGGACCGGACGGGGCTGTGCGCTGGAGAGGCGTTCATGGTCCGCACGCATCCGCAGTGGCTGCGCGTGAAGGAGCTGATCGAGACCGGCGCCATCGGCCGCGTGCGGCAGATGCAGGCGTGGTTCAGCTACTTCAACCGCGATCCCGCCAACGTGCGGAACGTGGCCGCATGGGGCGGCGGAGGGCTGATGGACATCGGCTGCTATCCGGTGTTTCTTTCGCGGTATCTGTTCGGGGAGGAGCCGCTGCGGGTGGCGGCGTTCCTGGATATCGACCCCGACTTTGGCGTGGACCGGTACTGCGCAGCGCTGCTGGAGTTCCCGTCGGGCGCGTGCGTGTTCACGTGCGCGACGCAGCTGGCGCCGGCGCAGCGGTTCGTGGTGTCTGGAGAGAAGGCAAGGATCGAGGTGGAGATCCCGTTCAATGCGCCTCCGGACCGGCCCTGCCGGCTGTTCGTGGATGACGGCAGCGACCTGACGGGAGGATCGCGGAAAGTGGAAGAGCTGCCGGTGTGCGATCAGTATGCGATTCAGGCGGACGAGTTTTCGCGGGCGGCGGCAGGAGAGCGCGACGTGCCGGTTCCGCTGGAAGATTCGCTGCGGACGATGGCGGTGATCGAAGCGATCCGGAGGTCCGCCGTCAGCGGAAGGATGGAGGCGGTGGACGCCGCCGGGAAATAG